The Streptomyces sp. JB150 genomic interval ATCGGGAACATCCTGGCGAAGCTGGATCTGCCGCCGGCGGAGGAGACGCATCGGCGGGTGCTGGCGGTGCTGGCGTTTCTGCGGGCGTAGTCGCGCTGTCCGGCGCCTTGGGGACTTGAAGTGCTGTTTTCCCGGTGCCTGGGTTGTGTGCCTTCGGTGAGGGTCACGGGGTTTTCCACAGCTGTGCGGTTGTCCACAGGGGCTGACACGGGGCGGGTGAGCGGCTGTACGGTCGGCACGAACCGATGCAGGGACGGGTGCCGTGAAGGCGGGGGAGGCGGTTGGTGTGAGCGAGGCGACCGAGCGGGGCGAAGACGGGGCTGGGCGGGGCGAGGGCTTCGCGGAGCTGGGCGAGGGTGCCGCGGGGCGGAGGCTGCCGCGGGTGCGGGGATTCGCCGAGTGGCCCGCGCAGGGCTCACCCAAGGAGGAGGGCAAGGCGCTGCGGGCACGGGTGCCGCGGCACGCGCACGCCCTGCTCGCCCTGGAAGCCGCCCGCCCCGACGCGGTGACCGCGGTCGAGGAATCCAGCCGCGACCGCATACCCGGGCTGGCGCCGCTGCGGATCGGCCGGATGGCGGCCACGCCGTTCGCCTTCCTGCGGGGCTCCGCCGGACTCATGGCGTACGACCTCGCGCACAGCCCGGTGACCGGGATCGGCGCCCAGATCTGCGGCGACGCGCACGCGGCCAACTTCGGCCTCTACGGTGACGCACGCGGCGGCCTGGTCATCGACCTGAACGACTTCGACGAGACGGTGCACGGCCCCTGGGAGTGGGACCTCAAGCGGCTGGCCGCCTCGCTGGTCCTGGCCGGCCGGGAGGCGGGCGCCGACGAGGACACCTGCCGTGCGGCGGCCCACGACGCGGTCGGTGCCTACCGCCGGACCATGCGGCTGCTGGCGAAGCTGCCCGTGCTCGACGCGTGGAACGCCATCGCGGACGAGGAACTGGTCTCCCACACCGACGCCCACGACCTGCTCGGCACCCTGGAGCGGGTCTCGCAGAAGGCCCGGGGCAACACCAGCGGACGCTTCGCGGCGAAGTCGACGGAACCGACCCCGGACGGCGGGCGCCGGTTCGTGGACGCCCCGCCGGTGCTGCGCCGGGTGCCGGACGCGGAGGCGGCGGTCGTCGCGGCGGCACTGGAGGAGTACACGACCACCCTGCCCGAGGACCGGCTGCCGCTGCTCGCGCGGTACGCGGTGCACGACGTGGCCTTCCGCGTGGTCGGCACGGGCAGCGTCGGCACCCGCTCGTACGTCGTCCTGCTCCTGGACCACCGCGGGGAACCGCTGGTGCTCCAGGTGAAGGAGGCGCGTCCGTCGGCGCTGCTGCCGCATCTGCCGGCGGCCGGATTCGACGCGCCGGCGGTGGATCACGAGGGACGGCGGGTTGTCGCCGGACAGAAGCGGATGCAGGTGGTCAGCGACATGCTGCTCGGCTGGACGACGGTCGACGGCCGGCCCTTCCAGGTCCGCCAGTTCCGCAACCGCAAGGGCAGCGTGGACCCCGCCGCCCTCGCCGCCGACCAGCTGGACGACTACGCCCGCATGACCGGCGCCCTCCTGGCCCGCGCCCACTCCCACAGCGCCGACCCGCGGCTGATCGCCGGCTACTGCGGCAAGAACGAGGAGCTGGACGAGGCGATGGCCGCGTTCGCGGTCACCTACGCCGACCGCACGGAGGCCGACCACGCGGAGCTGGTGGCGGCGGTGCGGGCGGGGAAGGTCGCGGCGGAGGTGGGGGTGTGATGGTGCGGTGGTAGGGCGGTGCTGAGGTGCTGAGGTGTGGGTCGGTGACCGGTACCGGGTCTGGTGGGTGACTGGGGCTTCAGCCGGGTCGAGGTGAGGCGGGGCCGGGTTCGGGTCAGGCGGGCTCGGGTGAGGCGGGCTCGGGTGAGGGTGTTGCCGGGGTCCTGGCGGCCGTGCCGTGCCCTGTGCGGGTTGGTCTTGGTGCGTGGTGGGGCCTGGGGAGGGTTGGGAGGGTTCGGAGGGGTTGGCGGGGGCGGAGGGGGGAGGGGGAGGGAGGGGGGACCCCCCGGAGGACATGGAGCGGTCGGTGGTGTGGCCTACGCTGGTCGGGTGACCACCCCGGAAGCTGAGCAGCCCCAGTCCGTGTCGGCCGATGGTGCGCAGGCCCGGCCCGAGGAACGGCTGGAGCGGGCCGTGCGGGCGGCCGAGCAGGCGCTGATCGAGTTCGAGATCGCGGTGGAGACGTTCCGCGTCGAGGTGGAGAACTTCTCCCGGCTGCACCATCAGCGGCTCGGCCCGATGTACGCCCGCCTGGAAGAGCTGGACGCGGAGATAGCCGAGGCCAAGGCCGCGATGACCGGTGATCCCGAGGATCTGCGCAGGGCGCAGGAGCTGCGCGCCCGGGTGATGCCGATGCCGTCCGTGGAGGAGCTGTTCCACGGGTGGATGGACGGCCACGGCCTGTTCCCCGAGGCAGCCGCGATGCTCACGGACCAGCCGGTGCGGCCCCCGCAGCGGGTGCGTCCGAGCGAGGAGGCCCGCCGGCTCTACCGCGAGCTGGCCCGCAAGGCCCACCCCGACCTCGCCCAGGAGGAGGCCGAGCGGGCGCGGCGCGAGGAGTTCATCACGCGGGTGAACGCCGCCTACGCGCGCGGCGACGAGGCGCTGCTGAAGGAGCTGGCGGAGGAGTGGGCGGCCGGCCCGGTGCAGAAGGAGCGGCTGCCGAGCCGCAGCGAGGAGCTGTACGCCCGGCTGGACTGGCTCGCCCAGCGCAAGGAGCTGCTCACGGTGGTCGCGCGGGAGTTGGAGGAGAGTGCGATCGGCGCCATGCTGCGGCTCGCGCCGGACGACCCGGACCGGCTGCTCGACGAGATCGCCGAACAGCTGCTGGCCGAGGTGGCGCAGCGGGAGTCCGAGCTGGCGGCGCTGCGGGCGCGCACGGGACCCTGAGCCGACGTCCGGGCGGGACGGCGAGGACGGCGGATACGGCGGATACGGCGACAGGATCCGCGCCAGGCTGTACGGGACTGCACGGACTGCACGGGACTGCACGGACTGCATGGCGCCGTAACGGCTCTACAAGCCGTGCGAGCCGCCCGAGCCGCACCCCACGGGCTGGGTGTGCCCAAGGGTCCGGTGCCGCGTCGCTCGCCGCGTCGTTCCGGTAGCGTCGGGAGCATGAATTTCGGAGCTGGGGTGCCCACGGTGCAGGTCACCGATCTGAAGGACGACGACTTCCTGCTGGACGTCCGTGAGGACGACGAGTGGCAGGCGGGTCACGCCGAGGGGGCGCTGCACATTCCCATGAGTGAGTTCGTCGCGCGGTACGGCGAGCTGACCGAGGCGGCGCCGCAGGACGGCCGCGTCAACGTCATCTGCCGCTCCGGCGGTCGCTCGGCCCAGGTCACCATGTACCTCGCCCAGCAGGGCATCGACGCCGCCAACGTCGACGGCGGTATGCAGGCGTGGGAGGCGGCCGGCCGCCCCGTCGTGAACGGGGCGGGGCAGCCGGGCTACGTGCTGTAGTCGGAGGGAACGCCGGACGGCTCAGCGGTCGAAGTCCAGTTCCACCCGCTCCGTCACCGGATGCGACTGGCAGGCCAGTACGTATCCGGCTTCCGTCTCCTCCCTCTCGAGCGCGTAGTTGCGGTCCATGCGTACCTCGCCGGAGACCAGGAAGGCCCGGCAGGTGCCGCACACGCCGCCCTTGCAGGCGTACGGAGCGTCGGGCCGGTTGCGCAGCACCGTCTCCAGCAGGGACTCACCGTCGCGTACGGGCCAGGTGCCGCCGCGGCCGTCGAGCCGGGCCGTCACCGTGCTGTGCGTGAGGGCGGGGCCGGCCGGAGCGGTGGCCGGGCCGGCGTCGACGTGGAAGATCTCCTCGTGGATCCGGGCGCGCGGCACCTCCAGGTCGCGCAGTGCCCGCTCCGCGCCCTGGACCAGTCCGTACGGCCCGCACAGGAACCATCCGGCGACGTCCGCCACGGGCAGCAGTGCCGGCAGCAGGCCGGTCAGCCGTTCCCGGTCGAGCCGTCCGGACGGCAGGCCCGCCCGCTGTTCCTCCCGGGAGAGCACGGTGACCAGCTGCAACCGCTCCGGGTAGCGGTCCTTCAGGTCGGCGACCTCTTCGAGGAACATCGTCGAGGCGGTCGTCCGGTCGCTGCGGATCAGGCAGAACCGGGCGCGGGGTTCGCGGGCGAGCAGGGTGGAGACGATCGACAGCACCGGGGTGATGCCGCTGCCGCCGACGATCGCCGCGTACCGCCCCGGTGCGGGCTCCAGGGTGAAGCGGCCGGCGGGGGTCATCACCTCCAGTTCGTCCCCGATGTTGATCTCTTTCAGCGCGTACGTCGAGAACGCGCCGCCCTCGACCATCCGCACTCCGACGCGCAGTTCCCGGGGGCCCTCGCCGTCGGGTGCCGGGGAGCAGATCGAGTACGTCCGGCGGATCTCCGTGCCGTCCACGGTGCGGCGCAGCGCCAGGTGCTGACCGGGCGCGTGCCGGTACTGATCGCGCAGCTCCGCAGGGACGGCGAGGGTCAGGGCGACGGAGTCGTCGGTGAGCCGGTCGACCGCGGTGACCCGGAGTGTGTGGAAGCGGGCCATCACAACTCCTTGAAGTGGTCGAACGGTTCACGGCAGGCGAGGCAGCGGCGCAGCGCCTTGCACGCGGTGGAGGAGAAACGGCTGAGCAGTTCGGTGTCGGCGGAGCCGCAGTGCGGGCAGCGGACGGGGTCGTCTTCCGGGCCGGCCTGCCGGGTGCGGGTCGGGCCCAGGGTTACCGGCACCGGTCCGCGGGTGCGGTGGGCGCGCGGTGGGGCGATGCCGAACTCCCGCAGCTTGCGGCGGCCTTCGTCGGTGATGTCGTCCGTGGACCAGGCGGGCGCGAGCACCGTGCGGACGGTGACGTCGCGTACGCCGTGCTCGTGCAGCACCCGCTCTATGTCCAGCGACATGGTCTCCAGAGCGGGGCAGCCGGTGTACGTCGGGGTCAGCTCGACCTCGACGCTGCCGGCGTCGCGGACGTGCACCGCGCGCAGGACGCCCAGCTCGCGCAGGGTGAGGACGGGCAGTTCGGGGTCGGGGACCGAGCCGGCGAGTTCCAGCAGTTCCGCCTCCAGCGGGGTGACCGTCACCATGACGCCCCCGGGTGGCTGCGGTGCAGGTGCTGCATCTCGGCGAGCATCCGGCCGAACGGCTCGGTGTGCAGTCCCTCCCGGCCGGCGCCGGCCGACCAGGCGCCGGTGCGGGGGCCTTCGGGCACGGTCAGGGTGGCCCGGCGCAGTACCTCCCCGACGGACTTCCGCCAGGCCGCGTCCAGTGCCGGGGCGTCCACGTCCAGGCCGTCCACGGGGCGGAACATCTCGCCGGTGAACCGCCACAGCGCGTCGCAGGCCCGCTGCATGCGCCGCCGGCTCTCCTCGGTGCCGTCGCCGAGGCGCAGGGTCCACTGTTCGGCGTGGTCGCGGTGGTAGGCGACCTCCTTGACGGCCTTGGCGGCGAGTCCGGCGAACGGGCCGTCGCCGGCGGCGAGGCGGTCGTAGAGCAGGTGCTGGTAGGTGGAGAAGTACAGCTGGCGGGCGATGGTGTGCGCGAAGTCGCCGTTGGGCTGTTCCACCAGCTGGAGGTTGCGGAAGGCGCGTTCTTCGCGCAGGTACGCCAGTTCGTCCTCGTCGCCGACCATCGACAGCAGCACCCGGGCCTGGCCGAGCAGGTCCAGGGCGATGTTGGCGAGGGCGACCTCCTCTTCCAGGACGGGGGCGTGGCCGGCCCATTCGCCGAGGCGGTGGGAGAGCACCAGGGCGTCGTCGCCGAGGGCGAGGGCGGCCGTCGTGGGAACCGTGCTGGTCGTCACAGGTGCTGCACCCCCTCGGGGATCTCGTAGAACGTCGGGTGGCGGTAGGGCTTGTCGGCGGCCGGCTCGAAGAACGGGTCCTTCTCGTCGGGGGAGGACGCGGTGATCGCCGAGGACGGCACGACCCAGATGGAGACGCCCTCGCCGCGCCGTGTGTACAGGTCGCGGGCGTTGCGCAGGGCGAGTTCCGCGTCCGGCGCGTGCAGGCTGCCGGCGTGGGTGTGGGCGAGGCCCCGGCGCGAGCGCACGAAGACCTCCCACAGGGGCCAGTCGGTGGTGGTCATGCCCGCGCCTCCTCGCGCTCGCCGGTGTGCTTGGCCGCGTAGGCGGCGGCCGCCTCGCGGACCCAGGCGCCCTCTTCGTGGGCGCGCCTGCGCTGGTTCAGGCGCTGTTCGTTGCACGGTCCGTTGCCCTTGAGGACCTCCCAGAACTCCGTCCAGTCGATCGGGCCGAAGTCGTAGTGCCCCCGTTCCTCGTTCCACCGCAGGTCCGGGTCGGGGAGGGTGAGGCCCAGGGACTCGGCCTGCGGGACGCAGATGTCGACGAAGCGCTGGCGCAGCTCGTCGTTGGAGTGCCGCTTGATCTTCCAGGCCATCGACTGCGCCGAGTGCTGCGACTCGTCGTCGGGCGGGCCGAACATCATCAGGGACGGCCACCACCAGCGGTTCACCGCGTCCTGTGCCATCGCGTGCTGTTCGGGGGTGCCGCGGCTGAGCGCCAGCAGCAGTTCGTACCCCTGCCGCTGGTGGAAGGACTCCTCCTTGCAGATGCGGACCATCGCGCGTGCGTAAGGACCGTAGGAGCAGCGGCACAGGGGGACCTGGTTGGTGATCGCGGCGCCGTCCACCAGCCAGCCGATGGCGCCGACGTCTGCCCAGGTCAGCGTGGGGTAGTTGAAGATCGACGAGTATTTCTGGCGGCCCGCGTGGAGCTTGTCCAGCAGCTCGTCGCGGCTCGTGCCGAGGGTTTCCGCCGCGCTGTAGAGATACAGGCCGTGGCCGGCCTCGTCCTGGACCTTGGCCATCAGGATGGCCTTGCGGCGCAGCGAGGGCGCGCGGGTGATCCAGTTGGCCTCCGGTTGCATGCCGATGATCTCGGAGTGGGCGTGCTGGGCGATCTGCCGGACGAGCGTCGCCCGGTAGGCGTCGGGCATCCAGTCGCGCGGCTCGATGCGCTCGTCGGCGGCCACCGCGGCGTCGAAGGCGCGCTGGTACGCGGCCGTGTCGCCGGCCGTCTCAGCGGCGGTGTCCTGTGTGCCGTACGCCTGACCGCGGGCCGTGTGCGGCGCGGCTGCTGTCGCCATGAGGTCCCCCTCGACCTGGGCTCCGCGAGGAGCAAGCTCCCGACCGATCGTTCGGTTCGTGCGCTTCCATGGTGAGACGGGCGCCGTAAGGTGTCAACCGCTGTGGATAACCTGCGGCGGTGGCTGTGGACGACGGGCACGGCCGGCCGAAAGGGCTGTGCCGGGCGGGCGCCGCTGAGTAGCGTTCGCCTGCGGGCGCCCCGCGGGGCTGGTGTGCGCGGGTGTGCGGGGCGGTGAGGCTTCGCGCCGGGCTCGCCGCCGGCGCCACGGCGGACTCAGGGCTTCGCGGACGGGCGGGCGGAGAAGACGGACCGGAATCGGGAACGGGGCGGGCGGAATGGACGCGCACGGCGGCGCAGAGGACGCGTACGGGGAAGGCGCGGGTGTTCCGGCCGAACGGGCCGATGGAATCCCTTCGGCGAGTGTGGCCAGGGGCGGCGACGGGACTGACGGCGCCGGTGGTGCCTTCGGTGTTCAGACGGCCGACTCGCCGCAGCCTGCCGAGTCCGCCGCGTCCGCCGCGTCTGCCGGGTTCGCCGAGTCTGCCGGGTTCGCCGAGTCCGCCGACTCCGCCGAGTCCGCCGAGCCGGTCAGCCCCCGCACCGGGGTCGCCGCGCTGTCCCTGCGCTATCAGATCGGCGTGGCCCTGGCGCTCGCGGTGGTCGCGGCGACCGTCTGTGTGCACCTGGGAATGGTGTTCCTGCACGTAGCGCCGTCGAACACGGTGACCAAGGCGCACGGTGAGGCGATCGACGACTGGATCTACCCCGAGTTCGAGCAGAACTGGAAGCTGTTCGCGCCGAACCCGCTTCAGCAGAACATCGCCGTCCAGGTGCGTGCCCAGGTTCGCACGGCGGACGGCGCCACCCGCAC includes:
- the paaA gene encoding 1,2-phenylacetyl-CoA epoxidase subunit PaaA, which codes for MATAAAPHTARGQAYGTQDTAAETAGDTAAYQRAFDAAVAADERIEPRDWMPDAYRATLVRQIAQHAHSEIIGMQPEANWITRAPSLRRKAILMAKVQDEAGHGLYLYSAAETLGTSRDELLDKLHAGRQKYSSIFNYPTLTWADVGAIGWLVDGAAITNQVPLCRCSYGPYARAMVRICKEESFHQRQGYELLLALSRGTPEQHAMAQDAVNRWWWPSLMMFGPPDDESQHSAQSMAWKIKRHSNDELRQRFVDICVPQAESLGLTLPDPDLRWNEERGHYDFGPIDWTEFWEVLKGNGPCNEQRLNQRRRAHEEGAWVREAAAAYAAKHTGEREEARA
- a CDS encoding 2Fe-2S iron-sulfur cluster-binding protein, yielding MARFHTLRVTAVDRLTDDSVALTLAVPAELRDQYRHAPGQHLALRRTVDGTEIRRTYSICSPAPDGEGPRELRVGVRMVEGGAFSTYALKEINIGDELEVMTPAGRFTLEPAPGRYAAIVGGSGITPVLSIVSTLLAREPRARFCLIRSDRTTASTMFLEEVADLKDRYPERLQLVTVLSREEQRAGLPSGRLDRERLTGLLPALLPVADVAGWFLCGPYGLVQGAERALRDLEVPRARIHEEIFHVDAGPATAPAGPALTHSTVTARLDGRGGTWPVRDGESLLETVLRNRPDAPYACKGGVCGTCRAFLVSGEVRMDRNYALEREETEAGYVLACQSHPVTERVELDFDR
- the paaD gene encoding 1,2-phenylacetyl-CoA epoxidase subunit PaaD, which gives rise to MVTVTPLEAELLELAGSVPDPELPVLTLRELGVLRAVHVRDAGSVEVELTPTYTGCPALETMSLDIERVLHEHGVRDVTVRTVLAPAWSTDDITDEGRRKLREFGIAPPRAHRTRGPVPVTLGPTRTRQAGPEDDPVRCPHCGSADTELLSRFSSTACKALRRCLACREPFDHFKEL
- a CDS encoding DUF2252 domain-containing protein; the encoded protein is MGEGAAGRRLPRVRGFAEWPAQGSPKEEGKALRARVPRHAHALLALEAARPDAVTAVEESSRDRIPGLAPLRIGRMAATPFAFLRGSAGLMAYDLAHSPVTGIGAQICGDAHAANFGLYGDARGGLVIDLNDFDETVHGPWEWDLKRLAASLVLAGREAGADEDTCRAAAHDAVGAYRRTMRLLAKLPVLDAWNAIADEELVSHTDAHDLLGTLERVSQKARGNTSGRFAAKSTEPTPDGGRRFVDAPPVLRRVPDAEAAVVAAALEEYTTTLPEDRLPLLARYAVHDVAFRVVGTGSVGTRSYVVLLLDHRGEPLVLQVKEARPSALLPHLPAAGFDAPAVDHEGRRVVAGQKRMQVVSDMLLGWTTVDGRPFQVRQFRNRKGSVDPAALAADQLDDYARMTGALLARAHSHSADPRLIAGYCGKNEELDEAMAAFAVTYADRTEADHAELVAAVRAGKVAAEVGV
- a CDS encoding DUF5819 family protein translates to MARGGDGTDGAGGAFGVQTADSPQPAESAASAASAGFAESAGFAESADSAESAEPVSPRTGVAALSLRYQIGVALALAVVAATVCVHLGMVFLHVAPSNTVTKAHGEAIDDWIYPEFEQNWKLFAPNPLQQNIAVQVRAQVRTADGATRTTGWYDLSAEDGRAIDGNLLPSHTQQNELRRAWDFYTATHTGGNQATASRGALAETYLRRIVVLRLHRAEAAGPGGAVERVQVRSRTTPVRPPRWSDERISLRPVYRELSWWTVPADETRGGVG
- the paaB gene encoding 1,2-phenylacetyl-CoA epoxidase subunit PaaB, with product MTTTDWPLWEVFVRSRRGLAHTHAGSLHAPDAELALRNARDLYTRRGEGVSIWVVPSSAITASSPDEKDPFFEPAADKPYRHPTFYEIPEGVQHL
- the paaC gene encoding 1,2-phenylacetyl-CoA epoxidase subunit PaaC is translated as MTTSTVPTTAALALGDDALVLSHRLGEWAGHAPVLEEEVALANIALDLLGQARVLLSMVGDEDELAYLREERAFRNLQLVEQPNGDFAHTIARQLYFSTYQHLLYDRLAAGDGPFAGLAAKAVKEVAYHRDHAEQWTLRLGDGTEESRRRMQRACDALWRFTGEMFRPVDGLDVDAPALDAAWRKSVGEVLRRATLTVPEGPRTGAWSAGAGREGLHTEPFGRMLAEMQHLHRSHPGASW
- a CDS encoding rhodanese-like domain-containing protein, which translates into the protein MPTVQVTDLKDDDFLLDVREDDEWQAGHAEGALHIPMSEFVARYGELTEAAPQDGRVNVICRSGGRSAQVTMYLAQQGIDAANVDGGMQAWEAAGRPVVNGAGQPGYVL